A section of the Oryza sativa Japonica Group chromosome 1, ASM3414082v1 genome encodes:
- the LOC4326719 gene encoding MDIS1-interacting receptor like kinase 2 has translation MATLSLTHSAAFPLTPSSRRRRCGAARENGVIEAAEAAALPRPVPPRSSRCRPCAAAAARRIFLQTHADLRFFPAATTPRQAVLVISLCRICRRKKYKIHDAGDLQQENMFSVLNFDGGNAYEQIIEATENFSEKYCIGAGGYVSVYVAKLSNGKNFAVKKINATENGRLINEQMFYREIEATMQIRHKNIVKVFGYCCTARDKFIVYKYMKGGNLLTALKSYRSASELDWKRRLCIAQDVAHALSYLHHDCSDPIVHRDVTTKNILLDLEFRACLSDFGIAKILDADGSGHTRLAGTKGYLAPELAYTTKVTEKCDVYSFGVVVLELLMGSHPGDFVSSISCPSKKSTPMKDLLDTRLPPPAGEVASEIFGLITVAIQCLHPNPSTRPTMPSAIHLFSKFSRAVDLDYLHADIMEFCLL, from the exons ATGGCTACACTGTCACTCACTCACTCCGCCGCTTTTCCCTTGACCCCttcctctcgtcgtcgtcggtgcggCGCCGCCAGGGAAAATGGAGTCATCGAGgctgcggaggcggcggcgctgccgcgtCCGGTGCCTCCTCGCTCCTCCCGTTGCCGCCCGTGCGCAGCAGCTGCAGCGCGTCGCATATTTCTCCAAACCCACGCAGATCTCCGCTTTTTCCCGGCGGCAACCACGCCGCGGCAAGCAG TTCTAGTTATAAGCCTGTGCAGAATATGCAGAAGAAAGAAGTACAAGATACACGACGCAGGAGATTTGCAGCAGGAAAACATGTTCTCTGTCTTAAACTTTGATGGTGGAAATGCATACGAGCAAATTATTGAAGCGACGGAGAACTTTAGTGAAAAATATTGCATTGGAGCAGGTGGTTATGTGTCTGTCTATGTAGCTAAATTATCAAATGGTAAAAATTTTGCAGTCAAGAAGATAAATGCAACAGAGAATGGCCGTTTGATAAACGAGCAAATGTTCTATCGTGAAATAGAGGCCACAATGCAAATACGCCACAAGAACATTGTAAAAGTCTTTGGCTACTGCTGTACAGCACGAGATAAGTTTATTGTCTACAAGTATATGAAAGGAGGAAACTTGTTGACAGCTCTCAAGTCCTACAGAAGTGCAAGCGAGTTGGATTGGAAGCGCAGGTTATGTATTGCTCAGGATGTTGCTCATGCCCTATCTTACTTGCATCACGACTGTTCAGATCCTATAGTCCATCGAGATGTAACAACCAAAAACATTCTGCTAGATCTGGAGTTCAGAGCTTGTTTATCAGACTTTGGGATAGCTAAAATACTGGATGCTGATGGATCAGGACACACAAGGCTCGCTGGTACAAAAGGATATCTTGCACCAG AGCTGGCATACACTACGAAGGTGACAGAGAAATGTGACGTTTATAGCTTCGGGGTGGTAGTTCTTGAGCTGTTGATGGGATCTCACCCTGGAGACTTTGTTTCGTCGATCTCATGCCCTAGCAAGAAAAGCACACCGATGAAGGATTTGTTGGACACCAGACTCCCGCCTCCAGCAGGTGAAGTTGCAAGCGAGATATTTGGATTGATCACGGTTGCTATACAGTGCCTTCACCCCAATCCATCAACTCGTCCGACGATGCCATCCGCAATTCATTTGTTCTCCAAGTTTTCTAGGGCGGTTGATCTTGATTATCTGCATGCTGACATCATGGAGTTCTGCCTTCTTTGA